The sequence GGATGCTGCGGCCGATCCACGTCATCCAGAGCGGCCTGACGCGGCTGGGACGCGGCGAGCTGGACGTGCGGCTGGAGCTGCCCGACGGCGCCGAGTTCAAGGATCTGGGGAGTTCGTTCGACGCGGTCAGCGCGCAGCTCTCCGAATCGCGGGCCAAGGCGCTGACCTCTGCGACCGACTTCGAGTCCGTCGTCGAGAACCTCGAGGATGCCGTCGCCCTGTTCAGTCCCGACGGCAAGCTGATCTTCTGCAATCCGGCGATGGCGACCGTGCTGCCGCAGTTCGCGACGTCGCCGACGCGGCACCTCGCCGAGATGGCGCCGGAAATCGATCCCATCCGATCGCTGATCGAGCGCACGCTCGACTCGCATCAGCCGCAGGGGCCGCTGACCCAGGCGGAAGACAAGAGCGGCGAGCTGCTCCTGATGACGCACCCGATCGACGACGGGCACGGCACGTTCGTCGGCGCGATGCTGGTGGCGCGCAATCTCGGCTTCATGACGCAGGTGCACTCGACGCTGAACTACTCGCGCAAGCTGGCGGCGCTCGGGCGGCTGATGGCCGGGGTCGCGCACGAAGTGAAGAATCCGCTCAACGCGATGACGATTCACCTCGAGCTGCTCAGGAGCAAGATCGCGCGCGCGGCGACGCCGGCCGCCGCGGCCGCCGGGCGCGGCGGGCCCGCGGGGGGGCGCGACCTCGCCGTCGCGTCGCCGGCGCAGGACATCACCAAGCACGTCGACATCATCGCCGCCGAGATCCAGCGGCTCGATCAGGTGCTCAACGGATTCCTCCGCTTCGCGCGCCCCGACGAGCTGAAGCTGCAGCCGGTGCATCTCTCGACGGTGGTGAGCGACGTGGTGACGACGGTGACGCCCGAGGCGGAGGCGCGGCGGATCAGCGTGCGGCACGACTGCCCGCGCGATCTGCCGGAGATCAACGCCGACCCGGCCATGATCCGGCAGGCGCTGCTGAATCTCGCGCTGAACGGCTGCCAGGCGATGGCCGACGGCGGCACGCTGCGCATCAACTGCCACGCGTCCGGACGGCGCGTGCACGTCGACGTCGAAGACACCGGCGTGGGGATCCCGCCGGAGAACCTGCAGAAGATTTTCGATCTGTACTTCACCACCAAGGAGAAGGGCAGCGGCATCGGGCTGTCGATGGTCTACCGCATCGTGCAGCTGCACGACGGCGAGGTGGAAGTGCAGAGCACCCCCGGGCGCGGCACCCGTTTTCGTCTGGCGTTTCCCAAGGCGTAACGCGGTAGAATCATTCGATACACACATGATGTTGATGAGGCGGCTCGTCTGGGCGTTGCCGGCGATGCTCCTGCTCCCGATGCTTTCGGGCTGCGCGGCCCTGTCCGCCCGCAGCAAGGCCCCCGAGCTGCCGCCGATGAACGTGCCTCCGCCGCCCCCCCGGCTGATCGAGCCGGCGCCCGAGCCGCTGCCCGAACCGGTGGCCGACCTGCCGGCTGCTCCGCCCGCCTCGCCGGTGACGCGGGGCACGTCGCGGCCGCCGACGTCACGACCGGCCGCTCCCCAGGACACGAGGCCGGCGGATCCGAAGCCGGCCGAGGCGGCGCCGCCGCCGGTGCAAGAGCCGGCGCCCGTGCCGCAGCCACCGCCCCAGCC is a genomic window of Vicinamibacterales bacterium containing:
- a CDS encoding ATP-binding protein, which gives rise to MSIKSRQVAGVTSLVVVIVAALSAYHLATLARLSLTETASRGDMLRQAIYQRAFDVVPMAKDPYTALQQDGGIRALLESAAGYSPNVTYAAIVNRDGIAFAHSFKSEQGQRVPDQEDLTKVLNRSAFELLRALYSDQTFEVRQQLLFGEQESATIKIGISTLLVKNELQEAFRLAARNVVLALLISTAVAMLLAQWMLRPIHVIQSGLTRLGRGELDVRLELPDGAEFKDLGSSFDAVSAQLSESRAKALTSATDFESVVENLEDAVALFSPDGKLIFCNPAMATVLPQFATSPTRHLAEMAPEIDPIRSLIERTLDSHQPQGPLTQAEDKSGELLLMTHPIDDGHGTFVGAMLVARNLGFMTQVHSTLNYSRKLAALGRLMAGVAHEVKNPLNAMTIHLELLRSKIARAATPAAAAAGRGGPAGGRDLAVASPAQDITKHVDIIAAEIQRLDQVLNGFLRFARPDELKLQPVHLSTVVSDVVTTVTPEAEARRISVRHDCPRDLPEINADPAMIRQALLNLALNGCQAMADGGTLRINCHASGRRVHVDVEDTGVGIPPENLQKIFDLYFTTKEKGSGIGLSMVYRIVQLHDGEVEVQSTPGRGTRFRLAFPKA